From one Rhizobium rosettiformans genomic stretch:
- the lysA gene encoding diaminopimelate decarboxylase — translation MNHFEYRDGVLYAEGVAIPEIARAVGTPFYCYSTATLERHYKVFSKAFDGVDALVCYAMKANSNQAVLKTLGRLGAGVDVVSEGELRRALAAGIPAERIMFSGVGKTPSEMDLGLEAGIYCFNVESEPELEILNQRAIKAGKKAHVSFRINPDVDAKTHAKISTGKKENKFGISYERARAVYARAATLEGIQVSGIDMHIGSQITDLQPFEDAFRLLRELVETLRGDGHSIDHVDVGGGLGIPYKDDNNPPPEPDAYAKIVKDQLSELNCRIVTEPGRLIVGNAGILVTEVIYVKDGGDKTFVIVDGAMNDLIRPTLYEAYHEIKPVVISAANAPRIKADVVGPVCETGDYLALDREMAMPKPGDLIAVGSAGAYGAVQAGTYNTRRLVPEVLVNGNDFHVIRPRPTYEDLIALDSVPDWLA, via the coding sequence GTGAACCATTTCGAGTATCGCGACGGCGTCCTCTACGCCGAAGGCGTGGCCATCCCCGAGATCGCGCGCGCCGTCGGCACGCCCTTCTACTGCTATTCGACGGCGACGCTGGAGCGTCACTACAAGGTCTTTTCCAAGGCTTTTGATGGCGTCGATGCGCTCGTCTGCTACGCGATGAAGGCCAATTCCAACCAGGCCGTTCTGAAGACGCTGGGTCGCCTCGGCGCCGGCGTAGACGTAGTCTCGGAAGGCGAACTCCGCCGCGCGCTGGCAGCCGGCATCCCGGCAGAGCGCATCATGTTCTCCGGCGTCGGCAAGACGCCGAGCGAGATGGATTTAGGCCTCGAAGCCGGCATCTACTGCTTCAACGTCGAGAGCGAGCCGGAACTGGAAATCCTGAACCAGCGCGCCATCAAGGCCGGTAAGAAGGCGCATGTCTCCTTCCGCATCAATCCTGACGTCGATGCCAAGACCCATGCTAAGATCTCGACCGGCAAGAAGGAAAACAAGTTCGGCATTTCCTACGAGCGCGCCCGCGCCGTCTATGCCCGTGCAGCGACGCTGGAAGGCATCCAGGTCTCCGGTATCGACATGCATATCGGCAGCCAGATTACCGATCTGCAGCCCTTCGAAGACGCCTTCCGCCTGCTGCGCGAACTCGTAGAGACGCTGCGCGGCGATGGTCACAGCATTGACCACGTCGATGTCGGCGGAGGCCTGGGCATCCCCTACAAGGACGACAACAATCCGCCGCCCGAGCCCGACGCCTATGCGAAGATCGTCAAGGACCAGCTTTCGGAGCTGAACTGCCGCATCGTGACCGAGCCCGGCCGCCTGATCGTCGGCAATGCCGGCATCCTGGTGACCGAGGTCATCTATGTGAAGGACGGCGGCGACAAGACCTTCGTCATCGTCGACGGCGCGATGAACGACCTGATCCGCCCGACGCTCTACGAGGCCTATCACGAGATCAAGCCGGTGGTGATTTCGGCAGCGAACGCCCCGCGTATCAAAGCCGATGTCGTGGGCCCCGTCTGCGAGACCGGCGACTATCTGGCGCTCGACCGCGAAATGGCAATGCCGAAGCCGGGCGATCTGATCGCGGTCGGCTCCGCTGGAGCCTATGGCGCCGTCCAGGCCGGAACCTATAACACCCGCAGGCTGGTGCCGGAGGTGCTGGTCAACGGTAACGACTTTCACGTGATTCGCCCGCGTCCGACCTATGAGGACCTGATCGCACTCGACAGCGTCCCGGACTGGCTCGCCTGA
- a CDS encoding TIGR02302 family protein, giving the protein MSSSRPAGHRKGALKDDPKLARRVGVKRVLARSVLFAERLLPLFLPVFGIAALFVALAWFGVYREVPDLVRLAIVFILVFAFVASFLPFLKVRLPSIPEADRLLEERNGLAHQPVAVQDDQLSADTPFARALWQEHQRRMAERIAALDAGLPQPDIARYDRYALRAVPALLFVTALAYSGSNGAGQIADAFRQHVPESEAPALRIDAWITPPGYTGQPPVFLSGLGTQDVAGVTVPQKSKVTVRISGGPSDEKVLFVKQADGTVLDVAEKDDAARMPTAGSEIDARSQTAVPTPPPAPAPNAPMVARTHELELNEAGELRVADRTWTIGVTPDRAPEIAFDGTPRRAINGALEIAFTAKDDYGLQKAHAEILPLEEQAGATPLYPHPDYKLDLPRHNARDTKGVASRNITEHPLAGQMVKITLVATDGAGQTGRSEPIEMRLPGRNFNEPLAAAVAEQRKVFALDTRQMPQAIALNEALVLRADETIPDLGNFIALESARARMNMARGEEQLKDTADYLWEIALGIEDGDLSLAERRLRDAQQALSDALENGASDEEIQRLMAELRSAMQEFLQALAQRMPNQQGQPQQNAQNMLRQQDLDNMLDQLENLARSGNRDQAQQLLSELQRMMNNLQAGRPQQGQQQQNSEARRQIDKLGEIMQEQQRLMDETFRLDQALRDRMQRGDPQQGEEGAEGQQQQGQQQQGEQGQQGLDGITAEQLREALRQLREQQEQLGQQLGELQEGLEGMGMEPGPGFGEAQQEMQGAGEALGQGQGGPAVEGQGRAMEALRQGARDMMNQMMQAQQGEGGQGPQMGQGQGNQDGRDPLGRPRATSGPDFGEQVKVPDEIDVQRAREILEAIREKLGENSSPEIERRYLERLLDIQ; this is encoded by the coding sequence ATGAGCTCTTCCCGCCCGGCCGGCCACAGGAAAGGCGCCTTGAAGGACGACCCGAAGCTTGCGCGGCGCGTCGGCGTCAAGCGTGTGCTCGCTCGCTCCGTGCTGTTTGCCGAACGCCTGCTGCCGCTTTTCCTGCCAGTCTTCGGCATTGCCGCCCTTTTCGTCGCGCTCGCCTGGTTCGGCGTTTATCGTGAGGTCCCGGATCTCGTCCGCCTCGCGATCGTCTTTATCCTCGTCTTTGCCTTCGTCGCCTCCTTCCTGCCCTTCCTCAAAGTTCGTCTGCCGAGCATTCCGGAAGCCGACAGGCTGCTTGAAGAGCGCAATGGGCTGGCCCACCAGCCGGTGGCGGTGCAGGACGATCAGCTCTCCGCCGACACGCCCTTCGCCCGCGCCCTCTGGCAGGAACACCAGCGGCGTATGGCCGAGCGCATTGCAGCGCTCGATGCAGGCCTGCCGCAGCCGGACATCGCCCGCTACGACCGTTATGCCCTGCGCGCCGTGCCGGCCCTGCTCTTCGTGACGGCGCTCGCCTATTCCGGCTCCAATGGCGCAGGCCAGATTGCCGACGCCTTCCGCCAGCATGTGCCGGAAAGCGAGGCACCGGCACTTCGCATCGACGCCTGGATCACGCCACCCGGCTATACAGGCCAGCCGCCGGTCTTCCTGTCTGGCCTCGGCACCCAGGACGTGGCCGGCGTAACCGTGCCGCAGAAGTCCAAGGTCACCGTGCGCATCAGCGGCGGCCCCTCGGACGAGAAGGTTCTGTTCGTCAAACAGGCGGACGGCACAGTTCTCGACGTCGCCGAGAAGGACGATGCTGCCCGCATGCCAACGGCAGGCTCCGAGATTGACGCAAGGAGTCAGACGGCCGTTCCGACGCCGCCCCCGGCCCCGGCTCCGAACGCCCCGATGGTCGCGCGCACCCATGAGCTGGAACTGAACGAGGCCGGCGAACTGCGCGTGGCCGACCGAACCTGGACGATCGGTGTCACACCGGACAGGGCACCCGAGATCGCCTTTGACGGCACACCGCGCCGCGCCATCAACGGCGCACTCGAAATCGCCTTTACCGCCAAGGACGACTATGGCCTGCAAAAGGCCCATGCCGAGATCCTCCCGCTGGAGGAGCAAGCCGGCGCGACGCCGCTCTATCCGCATCCGGACTACAAGCTTGACCTGCCGCGTCACAATGCCCGTGACACCAAGGGCGTGGCGAGCCGCAACATCACAGAGCATCCGCTCGCTGGCCAGATGGTGAAAATCACGCTGGTGGCGACCGACGGTGCGGGCCAGACCGGCCGCAGCGAGCCGATCGAGATGCGGCTGCCCGGCCGCAATTTCAACGAGCCGCTCGCAGCAGCCGTTGCCGAGCAGCGCAAGGTCTTTGCGCTCGACACCCGCCAGATGCCGCAGGCGATCGCGCTGAACGAAGCACTGGTGCTGCGCGCAGACGAGACGATCCCCGATCTCGGCAACTTCATTGCGCTGGAAAGCGCCCGCGCCCGCATGAACATGGCGCGCGGCGAAGAACAGCTGAAGGATACCGCCGACTATCTCTGGGAAATCGCGCTCGGCATCGAGGATGGTGACCTGTCACTCGCCGAACGACGCCTGCGCGACGCCCAGCAGGCGCTGTCCGATGCCCTGGAAAACGGCGCCTCTGATGAAGAAATCCAGCGGCTGATGGCAGAGCTGCGCTCGGCAATGCAGGAATTCCTGCAGGCCCTCGCGCAGCGCATGCCCAACCAGCAGGGCCAGCCGCAGCAGAATGCCCAGAACATGCTGCGCCAGCAGGATCTCGACAACATGCTCGACCAGCTGGAGAACCTCGCCCGCTCCGGCAATCGCGACCAGGCACAGCAGCTGCTCTCGGAACTGCAGCGGATGATGAACAACCTGCAGGCCGGACGCCCGCAGCAGGGCCAGCAGCAGCAGAACAGCGAAGCCCGCCGCCAGATCGACAAGCTCGGCGAGATCATGCAGGAGCAGCAACGGCTGATGGACGAGACCTTCCGTCTGGATCAGGCGCTGCGCGACCGCATGCAACGCGGCGATCCGCAGCAGGGCGAAGAAGGCGCTGAAGGCCAGCAGCAGCAGGGTCAGCAGCAACAGGGCGAGCAGGGGCAGCAGGGCCTGGACGGCATAACCGCCGAGCAATTGCGCGAGGCGCTCCGACAGCTGCGTGAACAACAGGAGCAGCTTGGCCAGCAGCTTGGCGAATTGCAGGAAGGCCTCGAAGGCATGGGAATGGAGCCCGGCCCCGGTTTCGGCGAAGCCCAGCAGGAAATGCAGGGCGCCGGCGAGGCGCTTGGCCAGGGTCAGGGCGGCCCGGCCGTCGAAGGCCAGGGACGCGCCATGGAGGCGCTTCGCCAGGGCGCTCGCGACATGATGAACCAGATGATGCAGGCGCAGCAGGGCGAGGGTGGCCAGGGTCCGCAGATGGGTCAGGGTCAGGGCAATCAGGATGGTCGCGATCCCCTCGGCCGCCCCCGCGCCACCAGCGGTCCGGATTTCGGCGAGCAGGTCAAGGTTCCCGACGAGATCGATGTCCAGCGTGCCCGCGAAATCCTCGAAGCGATCCGCGAGAAACTCGGCGAGAACTCGAGCCCCGAGATCGAGCGGCGTTATCTGGAGCGATTGCTCGACATCCAGTGA
- a CDS encoding response regulator — MARILITEDEDSLRSFVARALRLDGHETHEAADGAEGLEKLSEGAFDLLLSDIRMPVMDGIELAHRAHSEFPAMKILLMTGYAEQRERADDLSAKIVDVVSKPFALPDIRKAVASALAG, encoded by the coding sequence ATGGCGAGAATCCTCATCACCGAAGACGAAGACTCCCTGCGCTCCTTCGTGGCGCGTGCGCTCCGCCTCGACGGTCACGAGACGCATGAAGCCGCCGATGGCGCGGAAGGTCTCGAAAAGCTCTCCGAAGGGGCCTTTGACCTGCTTCTGTCGGATATCCGCATGCCCGTCATGGACGGCATCGAGCTTGCGCATCGCGCCCATTCCGAATTTCCGGCCATGAAAATTCTGCTGATGACCGGCTATGCCGAGCAGCGCGAACGCGCAGACGACCTCTCGGCAAAGATCGTCGATGTCGTCTCGAAGCCCTTCGCGCTGCCGGATATTCGCAAGGCCGTTGCTTCGGCGCTTGCCGGCTGA